In the Saccharococcus thermophilus genome, TAGGCACGGTTAAGGGGGGCGAACATGACGATGATGAATGATGGCATGTTATCGCAAGATGAAATTGACGCGCTGCTGCGCGGAGTAGGCGGAAACGACGACATTCCAACATTAGAGGACGTATTATCCCCATTAGAACAAGACGCGCTTGGAGAAATTGGCAACATTTCGTTTGGAAGCTCGGCAACAGCGCTGTCGATGCTGTTAAATCAAAAGGTGGAAATTACGACGCCAAGCGTTTCCATCATTGAGCGAAAAAATGTCGCCAATGAATTTCCGCAGCCGTATGTAGCGATTCAAGTGAATTATACAGATGGGTTTTTAGGAACGAATTTGCTTGTCATTAAACAGGATGATGCGGCGATTATTGCCGATTTAATGCTAGGCGGGGACGGAAAAGGCACAAGCGATTCTTTAGGGGAAATTCAGCTAAGCGCGGTGCAAGAAGCGATGAACCAAATGATGGGATCGGCGGCGACAGCGATGTCCACCGTGTTCGGAAAGCGTGTGGACATTTCTCCTCCGACCATTCACTTGCTGGATATAAAAGAAGGGGAAGGGCTCGAGTATTTGCCGGATGAAGACATATTGATTAAAGTTTCGTTTCGCTTAAAAATTGGCAATTTAATCGATTCGAGCATTATGCAGCTATTGCCTGTTGATTTCGCAAAAGAGCTTGTACAACAACTTCTTCAGCCTAATGGCCATGGGGAAGCGCCTTCGGAGAGCGCTGTATATGGAGAACAACGGGACAGCGAAAAATCATTTGTCATGGCGGAAACAAATAGCACACAGCCGTCCCATTCGGCCCACGATGCCGCG is a window encoding:
- the fliY gene encoding flagellar motor switch phosphatase FliY, whose protein sequence is MMNDGMLSQDEIDALLRGVGGNDDIPTLEDVLSPLEQDALGEIGNISFGSSATALSMLLNQKVEITTPSVSIIERKNVANEFPQPYVAIQVNYTDGFLGTNLLVIKQDDAAIIADLMLGGDGKGTSDSLGEIQLSAVQEAMNQMMGSAATAMSTVFGKRVDISPPTIHLLDIKEGEGLEYLPDEDILIKVSFRLKIGNLIDSSIMQLLPVDFAKELVQQLLQPNGHGEAPSESAVYGEQRDSEKSFVMAETNSTQPSHSAHDAAQAVSSQRHTEQSDAQSSNYFGANARAGERQIQTADFAEFAPSPPVDAEVKNLSLLLDVPLQVTVELGRTKRSVQEILNLSAGSIIELDKLAGEPVDILVNNKLIAKGEVVVIDENFGVRVTDIISQSDRLKRLKF